From the Leptospira congkakensis genome, the window CTTTATCATTCTACTTGGTGTTTGTTTTTTACATTTCCCAAAATCTACAGATGGAACCGTAAAATCCATTGATATCATATTCACAACAATCAGCGCCACTTGTGTGACAGGACTTTCTACCGTTAACTTAGGAACTCAGTTCACACTGTCCGGTCAACTTGTTGTATTACTTCTGATCCAAGTGGGTGGACTTGGACTTATGACCTTAACCAGTTTTTTTTCCATCTTTCTCGCTGGAAAAGTTTCTGTGAGTGATACAATGATGATCAAAGATCTTCTTTCTGAAGAAACAATGGGTCGCGCCAAAGAAATTTTAAAACAAATTACCATCCAAACTCTTGTCATTGAATCGATTGGAGCTATTTTATTATTTTATAGTTTTCCTTCTAACTATCCCATAGCTTTGTCCGAAAAAATTTATTATTCCGTCTTTCATTCTATTTCAGCCTTTTGTAATGCTGGCTTTAGTTTGTTACCGAGTGGACTGGCGACAGAAGCCTTCAAACATTCCGAAGGATTTTTATCTGTAATTATGTTTCTCATTGTTCTAGGGGGACTTGGATTTCCTGTTTTGTTTCAAATTCGAACGAGACTTTCCAATCCCTTTGATTATAAGTTTCGATGGTCTGTCACATCCAAACTTGTATTTTGGACTACCGGTTCTCTTTTGTTATTTGGTTGGGTTTCCTATTATTTTTTAGAGTTAAACTTAAGTTTAAGAGGACTCACCACTACAGAACAAATTTTTCATTCTTTGTTTTATTCGGTAACCACAAGGACGGCTGGGTTTAATACATTAGAGTTAAGTCAAATGGGATTTCCCATTACCTTTATTTCCTTCTTTTTGATGTGGGTGGGTGCCTCGCCCGTTTCCACAGGAGGTGGAATCAAAACCACAACCTTTGCCATCTCTTTATTAAATATTACCAATCAAATACGCGGAAAAGATAGAATGGAGATAGACCATCGAACGATTGCTAATTCATCCATTGCAAGAGCCAGTGCAACTATCGTTCTTTCTTTATTTGTGATTTTTATAGCCATCTTTTGTTTGTTATTAACAGAGAATGCTAATTTTATCGATTTATGTTATGAAGTGGTGTCTGCTTTCGGGACTGTTGGTTTGACCCGTGATCTCACTCCTCATTTAAGTGATTATGGAAAAATCATCATTTGTACTGTAATGTTTGTAGGAAGAGTCGGAATTTTGACCTTACTTGTTGCCCTCTCTAAAAAAGTAGATCGTATCTCGTATGAATATCCGAAAGAATATGTGGTTGTAGGTTGAATTTTGTATGCAAAGAAAAAAAATAGCAGTCATCGGAATTGGAAGTTTTGGGAATTTATTTGTTCGATATCTTTTTGATGATGGGCATGAAGTCATTGCCATTGATAAAGATCCAATGGTCATTGATTCCATAAAAGATTATGTAACCATTGCTGTCACCCTGGATGCTACCGATGAACATGCATTACGATCACAAGGCATTGCTGACGTGGATTACGCGGTCATCGCTCTTGCCGATGATTTTGAAACTTCTATCATCTGTGCCGATAGTTTAAAAAAATGTGGTGTCAAAAATATTTACGCACGTTACCAAACTCCATTACAAATGAAGGTTTTGGAACTTCTTGGAATCAAAGACCTTTTTAATCCAGAAGAAAGAGCGGCAAGAAGTATGGCAGAAACATTTTCCTTTTCGGGAATGCGTTCTAGTTTTTTACTTTCTGATGAATACAGTGTAGTAGAAGTTACGGTTCCGAAACGTTATATCAACAAAACCATTGCAGACGCTGACCTACGTCATAAATACAATATCAATGTCATCACCATCAAACGCCCCACGATCAATAAAGAAGCCAAACGAGTATCCGATTCCAAAAGCGAAAAAATCTTAGGAATTCCACATGGAAACACAGTTCTCAAAGAAGACGATATCATTGTTCTTTTTGGGTCACAAACAGATCTGGCTCGTTTTTTGGAAACATAAACTATGGGTCCAGAAAGAATCATTTGTTTGACTGAAGAACCTACAGAGATGTTGTATCTGTTAGGTGAAGAAAAACGAATCGTCGGAATCTCTGTTTATACGGAACGACCTCCAAGGGCAAAGGAAGAAAAAACAAAAGTTTCTGCTTTTATCAGTGGAAATCTGAAAAAAATTACAGCTCTCGAACCAGACCTAGTTATTGGTTTTTCTGATATCCAATCCCAACTTGCCAAAGACCTCGTTGAACGAGGATTAAATGTTCTAATCTTCAACCAAAGATCCATTTCTGAAATATTGTCCAATATGCAAATGTTAGGAAACCTTGTGGGCCAAGCCGAAAAGGCAAAATCTCTCATCGAAGAATGGCAAAACCAGATCCTTTCCTGGAAACAGGAGAATGAAAAAAAAATAAACAAACCCAAAGTTTTCTTTCAGGAATGGGATGAACCCATCATCACCGGAATCCAATGGGTGAGTGAAGCAATCGAACTTGCTGGTGGAGTAGACTCTTTTTCCCATCTAAAGGACAGAAAACTAGCCAAAGACCGGATCATCACGGCCGAAGACGTAAAAGAAGCCAACCCAGATGTTTACGTGGGTTCTTGGTGTGGGAAAGCAATGGACTGGGACTGGGTGCGAAACAAACCCGAATGGCAATCCACAGGTTTTATCAAATCCAACAAAATATTTGAAATGGATCCAAGTATTATATTACAACCTGGCCCTGCTTTGTTTCTGGAAGGAATTCCCAAACTAAAAGAGATCTTTTCCTCATTCTAATTTCCCTCTTTGTCATTTCTCTGTAATCTATTTGTAACAAGGATATTCTAGATTTGAAACATATCAATTAGATATGGAGACATTCATGAAATTTTCATGTAACCAGACAAAAGCGAAAGTCACTTTGTCTTTTGTGATCGCCCTCATCACAATCTTTACTATTGCAGGAAAACTCGAAGCACAAACAGCACCTGCTGCACCAACAACTGAATCTACACAAACAGCGGAAACTCCAACTGATACCGCTGCTCCCGTAGCAGAAGCTGCTGAAGAAACACCAAAACAAGAATCCGAAATTGGACTCGTAAGTTTGTTTTTGGTTGGTGGATGGTCTATGTGGCCACTCCTACTTTCTTCCATCGTTGCATTTGGTGTGATTCTAGAAAGAAGCTACTTTTTCTTCACAGCAAAACTTCTTCGAAAAGGTTACAACCAAGACCTACAAGATGCCATCGATGCATCAGGTCTGAATGGCGTTACAGAATTCTTAAAAGCAAACGAAGGCCAAAAAATTACTACAGTCTTAAAGAATGGTATGGAAGTTTCTCAAAACGATCCTGAGATTTTTGCATCTGGAATTGAAAGAGAAGCTGGTGAAGTTATGACACTTCTCGAAAAAGGTCTCACAGTTCTTTCTGCTGTTTCTACCATTGCACCACTCGTTGGATTCCTCGGAACTGTATCCGGTATGATCAACGCCTTTGATGCGATTGCAAATGCTGACCAAGTCAACGCGAAAGTGGTTGCTGGTGGTATTAAAGAAGCGTTAATCACAACTGCTGCTGGTCTTATCGTTGCGATTCCTGCAATGACATTCTACCAATACTTACAAGGTCGAGTTGCTTTCTTTACTTCTGAAGTAGAAGAAGCTGCAAACAAAATCTACAAAGAATATTTAAAACTCAAAGCCGGTCACAAAGCGTAAACTACGGAAAGTAACTAACCATGATTAAGTTAAAGAAAAAACAAGAACTAGAAGAAATATCGGCAGCATCTATGTCGGATATTGCCTTTCTACTCTTGGTATTTTTTATGGTGACTGCTGTATTCTTTGTAAAGGAAGGACTTAACATTTCCCTTCCTCGCAAACAATCCGAACCTCAGCCTTTTTTACGTAAGAATGTATATGAGATTTTGGTAACACAAGATCGATATAAAATGCGTAATACGGCATTCGGAACCAAAGAATATTCTAGTTTAAAAGAATTTCGTGATGACCTAAATCAAATGGAAATCCCGGATCTTAAAAACAAACTAGCACTCATTGTTACAACCGGTGATACCAAATATGCAAAGATGTTGGATGCCTTATCCGCAGTCCAATTACGTGGATTTGAAAAAATCTCAGTGAGAAAGAAGAAATAATATGTTACGAAGAAAGAGAGTCGCACCTTCAGTTCCCGTAAGTTCGATGGCAGACATTGCCTTCTTACTCCTCGTGTTCTTTATGGTAACCTCCGTATTGGATTCGGATCCAGACCTTCCCATCAATCTACCAGATGTTCCTGGTGGAGAACAGTTAAACAAAAAGATTGCCAATCTTTATCTAACTGCTGATGAAAAGAGGACTGTCTATTTCAACTCTGTGAAGATGGAACTAAATGAAGCCATGAGTGAGATTCGTGCAAAACTTTCTACCACACCGGACTTGAAAGTTTTGATCCATGCGGATCAAGATTTAACTTATGAAGAGTTAGATAGTGTGTTCGAAACCCTCAGAGAAATTGGGGCCTTAAAGGTTTCCCTTGTCACCAAGACCACCCAAGGTGGCGGATTACAAGGGAAGTAACGTGAACGAAACAGTTGTTACACACAAAAGATCCAAACGAGAAAGGATCCATCGTTTCATTGACAGGTATCGGATTGAAACTGGTCTTGCGATTTCAGCGTTCCTTCAAGCCATCATCATTCTTTTTTGGTTCACTCCTCATTTGGATACAGATAGTTTGGATAGTCTTGTGGAAGAAGTTGCTTTCATCGACAACGTTCAAATCCAAGAGCCATCTACAGATTCCAAACCAACTGATGGAGACTTTGATCTTACCGACAAAGAAAAAGAAGATAAAAAAGAAGATCCTCGTATCGCTGGAGCTTCTGATCCTATTGTTTCTGGCGCAACATCCCCAGTAGACTTATCTCCTAACGTTCGACCTGAATATACCTCTGATGCAAAAGCTCTAGGTGTAACAGGAACTATGACTTTAGAAGTCATCATTGGAAACACCGGCGAAGTTTTACGAGTTAGATCCGTAGGAAAGCAGTTAGGTGGTGGTCTCGAAGAAGAAGCTGTCAAAGTTTACCGCAGAAAACGGTTTTCACCCTCTATCTTAGAAGGAAAAGCCATCACGGTAAAAGTTCTCGTTCCCATTCGATTCACTTTGAATTAATTAATTACCGCTGCTATCAATCATAGTAGTGGTTACACTTTTCCGTATTCAAATAAAACTTTTAAATATTTGTTGGGCGAATCCACCACCTTGCGGTGGTGGACCGGGCTCTCCGCTGCAATCTGCTTTGCAGGATTTCCGCTACGATCCCTTTCGCTATTCCGGTAACTCCAATACCTTATCTTCTTCTTCCATTGGTTGTTTTGGAATTTCCATTTTTTCGATTCGGATTTCGTGAACAAAATCAGCATCTTCAAACTTATCTAAAATACTAATTCGTCTGGGGTATTGTTTGTCGTTCCACGGTTCATAGTATCCGTATTTGATCACACCTTTGTAGAAACTAAAAAGTTCACGGTAAGTAAACTCCATCCATTCTAAGGCACCACTTGTTCTTTCAAAATATCCAACGTATTGGTCTGTGTCGGGAGTGGCACCGACTTGGACGGACGTAAAATAAACCACTTCATAATCTTGGCCTAATTTTTGAACAGGGCCTGCATACTGAATGATTGGATATTCGGTGAGTCGCCAAGGCAGTGTTAAATACAAGCGAAGGGATTCTAAATAAACCCGAACCTCGTCGTCGCCAGTAAAAACCTTTCCTGTATCAGCCGCAATTTGGTAAGGATCTTTTTTAACAAGACCGAGGATGAGACCTTTTTTTTCTCCACCAAGAAATTCCACTTCCATGGCATCTTTTTCAAAATCCAAATACACACGGAGTCTTTGTTCTGATTCTTTGATGGGCGTAAAAAATCGAATAAACTTAGAATGCCAAACATCTTTCAAAACAAATTGGATTTGTTTGTACCCTTTCCATTCACCAGGAGTGAGTTCTTTCACCGGCGGGTTGGTAATGATCGATAATCCCTTTTTCTTTAAATCAGGATTCAAACCTTCTTTTTGTAAGGTGGGAGGACGTAAGTCGGCTAAAGAACAAGAGATAGAAAATAAAGAAATAAAAATGAATGATAGATAGGAACGAAACATTGATTCCAGGATGAATCAAAAACTATACTCTGTCAATAGGGAAAGTGAATCGGGAGGATTTGGAGTGAGTGGGATAAGAGGTTCGGATATTTAAAATGAGAGTCTTAAGAAAAGAATACAAATAAAGAAGAAAAGAGAAAAGGTCGGGATTCCGACCTCCTCTTCTTTAAAGAAACTTATGCTTTTGCAGCACCTGTTTTTTTGATAGATTCCGCAACTTCATTGATTTTTGCTTTTACGGATTCAATTTTTCCTTCAGGCATTTTTGCTTTGATTTCTTCAGCAATTTTGTTGTAGTTGTCTACGATTTTAGAACGAGTTTCGTCGTAGTTTTTTCCAGCAACACTAGAGAATTCTTTAATGTCTGTTAGGATTTTGTCAACGGATTGGCGAATCTTTACAGAATCTTCCGTGTTGTCCAAAGCACCTTTGGATACTAATTCATTATAAGTTGTTTCCAACTGAGTTTTAGCTTTTTCAAGACCTTCTTTTCCTGATTGGAAAAGTCCGATACCTGCGTTAAGAATGTCCATGATTTGTTTTTCCATAATTTAGCTCCTGGTTTTCACCTATTTGTGCAACGCACAACACAGTTATGTGCGTTGCACAAATTAAGACAAGTATTTTTTCTAGGGGGAAATCGATTTTTTTTAGATTTTTTTCGTAGTCCCATTTACGATTCAATTCCAGAGAATTCTCCCCAAAGGGAAAAATACCGCTATCCGCATCTTTTCCTATTCGAATCTTCTGGAATTAAATGGGTAGATTGTTACTTAAATCCAAGTTCCGAAATGAAAATTCTAAATTCACCATCCAAGATGCCAACTGAAATCAAAAACATTCCCATGATCCACTTAACAGATGTTCATGAGGAAGACAAAAATCCTTATTACTATGCTGGCCGGTTAGAAGAATTACCAAATGAATTTCAGGACTTCGATAGTTCCCATAGACATTCCTATTATGCATTGTTTTATTTTACGGAAGGAGAAGGGATCCACTCCATCGACTTCCATTCCCATACGATTACAGAAAACAGTCTTTTTTTCTTAAGACCGGGCCAAGTGCATTCTTGGACTTTTTCCAAACCAGTGAAGGGTTTTGCTTTGAAGATTTATCCAGATTACCTATCCGAACATGGAGGACAAGTCACCAGTTTTCAAAACTATCCATTTTTCCAATTGGGAAATGAAAATTCTAAACTCATCATCCAAGATGCAGACCAATTCAAAAAAGATTTTGAAAGATTACTAGAAGAGAAGAATACAAAATCTGATTCTTCTATGACTTTCCTTTTGATTCAGTTGGTTTTGCAACAATCATTGAAAGAGTTTAATTCATCTTTTACCGACAATGTTACCGTTGATTCTAAGTTATGGGATTTTTTTCGGTTGTTAGAAAATCATTTCAAAGACCAAAAAACAACTTCATATTATGCAAAACAAATGGGGACATCCTCAGGAAATTTAAACCAACTTTGCCAAAAACAATATGGAAAATCGGCAAAGTCTATCATTCAAGAACGATTGGTTTTGGAAATCAAACGACTGTTAATTCATTCTGATTTGAATATCAATCAAATCGCTTTGACCTTGGGATTTATAGACAGTTCGTATTTTAGTAAATTTTTCAAAAATCATACAGACAACTCACCGGAAAATTTTAGACGGCTGAAACGAAAACTACCATAAAAATCAAATTCTCTCCATTTACTAACTTTCTGTTTTTCCGTAAGATAAAACACATCAAGGAGAATAGAATGTTAGAAAAGTTATTCTACACAGAAACAAGTTGGTTTTTTACCTTACTGAGATTGGTTTTAGGTCTTGTGATTTTACCACATGGATTACAGAAGTTATGCGGCTTTTTTGGAGGGTATGGATTTTCTGCGACTCTGAATTTTTTTAAATCGGAAGGAATTCCCTATGCCATAGGTTTTTTAGTGATTGTGGCAGAATCCTTTGGGGCCCTAGGGTTAATTTTGGGACTCTTCACAAGAATTTCCTCATTTGGAATTGCACTAACCATGATTGGAGCTGCTATTTATGTGAGAAAAAACGGCTTTTTTATGAATTGGTTCAACCAACAAGCCGGTGAAGGATTTGAATACCATATCTTAGCCATTGGAATTGCAGTAATTCTAATGATTTCTGGCGGCGGTCAACTAGCGGTTGATAGCTGGATTTCAAATAAAATTCAATCTAACTGAATGAAATCATTTGAAAGTTAAAGCGAAAGTGAATTTAGCGAAATCACATTAAAACCAAAACGAAAAAGATTTTAATCTAAATACAACAGTCCCATACAAATGAACGGCTTGTTGGATTTCAATCGGTTTCGATTTCTAAAGCGCTGATTGGCTCGAGTTGTTGGGCCATGATGGATTCCAAAAACTTTACATAAGCTTCTCGGCCTGGATACTCAACCTGGTTCACACCTGTTTTAACAGCGGCTTCTGCCACTGCGGGAGCCACATGGTAAAGAACTCTTGAGTCCAAAGGTTTTGGGATGATATAATCAGCACCAAATCGAATTTCTTTTTCGTTATAAGCTTCTGATACTTCGATAGGAACAGGAAGTTTAGTCAGTTCACTTAAAGCATAAGCTGCAGCTAACTTCATTTCCATGTTCACTACTTTTGCACGAATATCAAGAGCACCGCGAAAGATAAATGGAAACCCGAGTACATTATTGACTTGGTTAGGATAATCACTGCGACCCGTTGCCATAATCAAATCTGGCCTTGCGTGTTTTGCATCGGGATAAGGAATTTCTGGATCGGGGTTGGCAAGAGCAAACATAACCGGTTTGTCTGCCATTGTTTTTACCATTGCTTCAGTGACTACATTGGCAACAGAAACACCAATAAACACATCGGTTCCAGGAAAGATGTCTTCTAATGTTTCTGCATCGGTTTTGCGAACAAAAGGAAGTTTCGATTCATGTAAGTTGGTTCGTTTGTGATTGATCACACCACGAGAATCCAACATATATATAGATTCATGTTTGACTCCGATATGTGTTAACATCTCAGCAATGGAGATCGCAGCAGCTCCCGCTCCATTGATCACAACTTTGATGTTACCAGCTTTTTTACCAGTAATCTCTAATGAGTTTAATAAGGCAGCAGTAGAGATGATAGCCGTTCCATGTTGGTCATCATGAAACACAGGAATTTTCATACTTTCATCTAAAGTTTTTTCGATATGAAAACATTCTGGGGCACGAATGTCTTCCAAGTTGATACCACCAAACGTTGGTTCAAGGGCCTTAACAATTGTAATGAATTTTTCAGGATCGGTTTCATTGATTTCAATATCAAAGACATCAATGCCTGCAAATTTTTTAAATAAAACTGCCTTTCCTTCCATCACTGGTTTTCCAGCGGAAGCTCCAATATTACCAAGACCTAAAATAGCAGTTCCATTGGTGATGATTCCGACTAAATTTCCTCGGTTTGTGTATTCATAAACGAGATCAGGTTGTTTTTCGATTTCGAGGCAAGGGTAAGCGACTCCCGGTGAGTAGGCCAAGGACAGGTCGTAACTGTTCTCCGTTGGTTTTGTCGGAACTACTTTGGTTTTTCCTTTCGGAAACCTAGAGTGATACTCAAGTGCGCTATTTTTCATGGTCTATTTTCCCACGATTTATGATTCAATGGAAAATCCTAGAATAAATTGGAGGAATGGCCATCTAAAACTTGAAAGATTCTTATGTCACTATGGAAGGTTTTTGAGGAAATTTTGAAGAGAATTTATATATTTTTTTTAGTTGGCATTACCAAATTGAGTTACAAAAGTAATAAATTTTTCTACGCAGATGCTTCAGAATAGAAGGTAAAACCATACAAATACTTTTTTTTAATTCATAAATATTTATCGTCTTATCCAAGTACCGTGTAGTAATTTAACCTCCTATCGACTTCATATGAAAATTAAGAAATCGATTAAACAATTAATCCCTAACCGCGTGTCATACGTAACCTATATTGGATTATTGTTATTAAATGTACTCGCATACTTTCTTTCCTTTCAGTTAGGAATTCGTAACTTAAAAAATGATATCAATAATCACCTAAATTCGATGGAGAAGGTTATAGAAGATAACCTCCGTGAAAACCAACTAGCGCTAAAGAGAATGGGAAACCGGTGGAGCCAGATTGGCGGTACACCAGAAAATTTATGGAGATATGATGCAATATCTTATTCCAAAGATTTATTAGGAATCGTTGGCGTCGGTTATGCGGATTCCAATACTAAAATTAAATGGGTCGAACCAATAAAAACCAATTCATCCGCTATCGGATTTCAATTAAATTCAGATGAACGCAGACGAATTGCAATCAATAAAGCTATAAATATAAATAATCATGTAATGACATTGCCAATTAATTTGAAACAAGGCGGAAGGGGTTATTTAATCTTATACCCTGTTTTTAAAAATGGATTGAATGATGGTTTTGTTTATTTAGTTGGACGATACAAAGATTATTTTCCAAATTTATTGAGAGATAATAATTTCTTTTACCAGGTTTATTCAGGAAAAGAATTAGTTTATTCCACTAATTTTACTAATAATCAACGATACGAAAATTTAAGCGCTACAACTGAAACTCAAATTAAAAATAGTATCGATTGGAAAATAAAAATTACTCCAACTAAAAAAATTTACAACGATATTATATATCTTTTTACTTTATGGACACTATTGATTACATTTCTGCTATCGATTATCATTATTTACATATTATACCTATATAATAAATCGCAATATTTATCTAATCAATTAAATTCTCAGAATGTGTGGAAAAATGCTATATTAAACAATACAGATTTAGCAGTTATCTCCACTGATAAAAATGGATATTTAGTTTCCTTTAACTCTGCTGCTCAAAAAATGTTAGGTTACACAGAAAGCGAATTATTAGGTAAAGAGAATCCGATGCTTTGGCATGACGAACAAGAAGTCCTTAATTATTCAATTCAGGTATTTAAGGAATTAGGAGTTAAAATTAAACCTGGGTTTGATGTTATCGTAGCGAAATCCAAAATTGGTTATACAGAAAAAAATATTTGGACTATCATTTCTAAAGCTGGAATTCGTAAACAAGCATTTGTCTCAATTTACCCACTTATAAATAAAAAATACGAAATCGAAGGTTATGTCGAAATTTTAGAAAAACTAACAGATCATTTAGAATTTGAAGAACTAATTGCAACCAAAGAAATATTAATTAATTCCATGTTAGAAAACACCTTTGACGGTTTTTGGGATTGGAATTTAAAAATAGATTACCAATACATGTCCCCAAAATTTTGGGAAATGCTCGGACACAATCCTTCTGAAAAAAAACACCATCCAAGTGAATGGCAAAAGGTAATCTCACCAGAAGGACTCAAATTAACTCTCGAAAATTTTGAAAAACACGTAAAATCAAAAGGAACGTATCTTTTTAGTCAGGAAGTCCTATTTAAACATAAAGATGGTCATGACGTATGGATTTTATCAAAAGGTAAAGTTGTTGATTGGGATGAAGACGGCTCTCCTATTCGTGCAATTGGAACAAACACTGATATTTCCGAAATTAAAAAGAAAAATGAAATCATAGAAAAAACACAAAAAGAGCTAATTGAAAGAGATCGCAAAATTTTAGAGCTAAAAAATAAAACTGAAGATTGGTTTCGAATTATTACCAATTCATTGCCTCAATTGATGTGGACATGCGAGCCAGATGGACCATGTGATTATTTAAGCGAGCAATGGATTAACTATACTGGCATTCCAGAAAAAGAACAACTTGGATTTGAGTGGTTAAAACAAATTCATCCAGAAGACCAACCTAGAGTCATAGAAGAATGGCAAAAAAATGTCGTAAATGAAAAGGTTTTCTCCATTCAATTTAGAATTAGAAGACACGATGGAATTTACAATTGGTTTGATACAAAAGCAATTCCTATCAAAGATTCGAATCAAAATATAATAAGGTGGTTAGGGTCTAATACGAATGTACAAGAATTATATACAATTCAAGAGACTCTAGAAAAAGCAAAAGCAGAAGCTTTACAATCATCAAATGCTAAGGCACAATTTTTGGCGAATATGAGCCATGAAATAAGGACTCCAATCAATGGTATCTTAGGTTTATCGCAATTGTTAAAAGATACTAACTTAGACAATATAC encodes:
- a CDS encoding TrkH family potassium uptake protein → MKFKRFFVFLNRLYLYLQVQRFEIRNFYIEHLRLFGRALYILFGFLSVTILVLDFGFYYPESWKEYVTLSIRTLVSFFIFYESIHLIFTNKRWREYVSLHKIELIILLMLGLEFIYEKNIVSVLKSYHISGDDTTLIFLSANQVLFLFSNLAHFFRLSRKNDSKKLNPSIVFVSSFAFIILLGVCFLHFPKSTDGTVKSIDIIFTTISATCVTGLSTVNLGTQFTLSGQLVVLLLIQVGGLGLMTLTSFFSIFLAGKVSVSDTMMIKDLLSEETMGRAKEILKQITIQTLVIESIGAILLFYSFPSNYPIALSEKIYYSVFHSISAFCNAGFSLLPSGLATEAFKHSEGFLSVIMFLIVLGGLGFPVLFQIRTRLSNPFDYKFRWSVTSKLVFWTTGSLLLFGWVSYYFLELNLSLRGLTTTEQIFHSLFYSVTTRTAGFNTLELSQMGFPITFISFFLMWVGASPVSTGGGIKTTTFAISLLNITNQIRGKDRMEIDHRTIANSSIARASATIVLSLFVIFIAIFCLLLTENANFIDLCYEVVSAFGTVGLTRDLTPHLSDYGKIIICTVMFVGRVGILTLLVALSKKVDRISYEYPKEYVVVG
- a CDS encoding potassium channel family protein: MQRKKIAVIGIGSFGNLFVRYLFDDGHEVIAIDKDPMVIDSIKDYVTIAVTLDATDEHALRSQGIADVDYAVIALADDFETSIICADSLKKCGVKNIYARYQTPLQMKVLELLGIKDLFNPEERAARSMAETFSFSGMRSSFLLSDEYSVVEVTVPKRYINKTIADADLRHKYNINVITIKRPTINKEAKRVSDSKSEKILGIPHGNTVLKEDDIIVLFGSQTDLARFLET
- a CDS encoding cobalamin-binding protein, with the translated sequence MGPERIICLTEEPTEMLYLLGEEKRIVGISVYTERPPRAKEEKTKVSAFISGNLKKITALEPDLVIGFSDIQSQLAKDLVERGLNVLIFNQRSISEILSNMQMLGNLVGQAEKAKSLIEEWQNQILSWKQENEKKINKPKVFFQEWDEPIITGIQWVSEAIELAGGVDSFSHLKDRKLAKDRIITAEDVKEANPDVYVGSWCGKAMDWDWVRNKPEWQSTGFIKSNKIFEMDPSIILQPGPALFLEGIPKLKEIFSSF
- a CDS encoding MotA/TolQ/ExbB proton channel family protein, which codes for MKFSCNQTKAKVTLSFVIALITIFTIAGKLEAQTAPAAPTTESTQTAETPTDTAAPVAEAAEETPKQESEIGLVSLFLVGGWSMWPLLLSSIVAFGVILERSYFFFTAKLLRKGYNQDLQDAIDASGLNGVTEFLKANEGQKITTVLKNGMEVSQNDPEIFASGIEREAGEVMTLLEKGLTVLSAVSTIAPLVGFLGTVSGMINAFDAIANADQVNAKVVAGGIKEALITTAAGLIVAIPAMTFYQYLQGRVAFFTSEVEEAANKIYKEYLKLKAGHKA
- a CDS encoding ExbD/TolR family protein; this translates as MIKLKKKQELEEISAASMSDIAFLLLVFFMVTAVFFVKEGLNISLPRKQSEPQPFLRKNVYEILVTQDRYKMRNTAFGTKEYSSLKEFRDDLNQMEIPDLKNKLALIVTTGDTKYAKMLDALSAVQLRGFEKISVRKKK
- a CDS encoding ExbD/TolR family protein; the protein is MLRRKRVAPSVPVSSMADIAFLLLVFFMVTSVLDSDPDLPINLPDVPGGEQLNKKIANLYLTADEKRTVYFNSVKMELNEAMSEIRAKLSTTPDLKVLIHADQDLTYEELDSVFETLREIGALKVSLVTKTTQGGGLQGK
- a CDS encoding energy transducer TonB; the protein is MNETVVTHKRSKRERIHRFIDRYRIETGLAISAFLQAIIILFWFTPHLDTDSLDSLVEEVAFIDNVQIQEPSTDSKPTDGDFDLTDKEKEDKKEDPRIAGASDPIVSGATSPVDLSPNVRPEYTSDAKALGVTGTMTLEVIIGNTGEVLRVRSVGKQLGGGLEEEAVKVYRRKRFSPSILEGKAITVKVLVPIRFTLN
- a CDS encoding LBF_0142 family lipoprotein, translated to MFRSYLSFIFISLFSISCSLADLRPPTLQKEGLNPDLKKKGLSIITNPPVKELTPGEWKGYKQIQFVLKDVWHSKFIRFFTPIKESEQRLRVYLDFEKDAMEVEFLGGEKKGLILGLVKKDPYQIAADTGKVFTGDDEVRVYLESLRLYLTLPWRLTEYPIIQYAGPVQKLGQDYEVVYFTSVQVGATPDTDQYVGYFERTSGALEWMEFTYRELFSFYKGVIKYGYYEPWNDKQYPRRISILDKFEDADFVHEIRIEKMEIPKQPMEEEDKVLELPE
- a CDS encoding phasin-related domain-containing protein — translated: MEKQIMDILNAGIGLFQSGKEGLEKAKTQLETTYNELVSKGALDNTEDSVKIRQSVDKILTDIKEFSSVAGKNYDETRSKIVDNYNKIAEEIKAKMPEGKIESVKAKINEVAESIKKTGAAKA
- a CDS encoding AraC family transcriptional regulator; protein product: MKILNSPSKMPTEIKNIPMIHLTDVHEEDKNPYYYAGRLEELPNEFQDFDSSHRHSYYALFYFTEGEGIHSIDFHSHTITENSLFFLRPGQVHSWTFSKPVKGFALKIYPDYLSEHGGQVTSFQNYPFFQLGNENSKLIIQDADQFKKDFERLLEEKNTKSDSSMTFLLIQLVLQQSLKEFNSSFTDNVTVDSKLWDFFRLLENHFKDQKTTSYYAKQMGTSSGNLNQLCQKQYGKSAKSIIQERLVLEIKRLLIHSDLNINQIALTLGFIDSSYFSKFFKNHTDNSPENFRRLKRKLP
- a CDS encoding DoxX family protein, whose amino-acid sequence is MLEKLFYTETSWFFTLLRLVLGLVILPHGLQKLCGFFGGYGFSATLNFFKSEGIPYAIGFLVIVAESFGALGLILGLFTRISSFGIALTMIGAAIYVRKNGFFMNWFNQQAGEGFEYHILAIGIAVILMISGGGQLAVDSWISNKIQSN